In Brevundimonas subvibrioides, a genomic segment contains:
- a CDS encoding NUDIX hydrolase, which yields MSWGGEHGVRISLSAVVMAVRGDRLSVLTTEDANGDLALPSGPFDPVHDRTFERALRAFVTDQTGFGLGFVEQLYTFGDAGRGAPRATPGPDQQREISVGYLALTADAVDVAPPGARWTPVLEVFPWEDRRQAGTPEVLGEALGAWAGADARRVTRYEPLFAPGPTLRWDEGAVLDRYELLYETGLVAEALRDGQEATPPALGDRPMSSDHRRILATGLGRLRSKLRYRPVLFELMPQTFTLSGLQAAAEAVVGLNLHKQNFRRGVERTGLVEATGRLSTGTGGRPAELFRFTGAGVQDGQAPGLALPALR from the coding sequence ATGTCGTGGGGCGGGGAGCACGGCGTTCGCATCAGTCTGTCGGCGGTCGTGATGGCCGTGCGCGGCGACCGTCTGTCGGTCCTGACGACCGAGGATGCGAACGGGGACCTGGCCCTTCCCTCCGGCCCTTTCGATCCTGTCCATGACCGGACGTTCGAGCGCGCGCTGCGGGCTTTCGTGACGGATCAGACCGGCTTCGGGCTTGGTTTCGTGGAGCAGCTCTACACCTTCGGCGACGCAGGCCGGGGCGCGCCGCGCGCGACGCCGGGCCCGGACCAGCAGCGTGAAATCTCGGTCGGTTACCTGGCCCTGACGGCCGATGCCGTCGATGTCGCCCCGCCCGGTGCCCGCTGGACCCCGGTGCTGGAGGTCTTTCCCTGGGAAGACCGGCGCCAGGCCGGGACGCCCGAAGTCCTTGGCGAAGCGCTCGGGGCCTGGGCCGGAGCCGATGCCCGTCGCGTAACCCGCTACGAACCCCTGTTCGCCCCCGGCCCGACCCTGCGATGGGACGAAGGTGCCGTGCTCGACCGCTACGAGCTGTTGTATGAGACCGGGCTGGTGGCAGAGGCCCTTCGCGACGGTCAGGAGGCCACCCCTCCGGCGCTCGGCGACCGGCCGATGTCCTCCGATCATCGCCGTATCCTGGCCACCGGCCTGGGTCGGCTGCGCAGCAAGCTCCGCTATCGCCCGGTCCTGTTCGAGCTGATGCCGCAGACCTTCACCCTGTCCGGGCTGCAGGCGGCGGCCGAGGCCGTCGTCGGCCTCAACCTGCACAAGCAGAACTTCCGCCGCGGCGTCGAACGCACCGGTCTGGTCGAGGCGACAGGTCGCCTGTCGACCGGCACGGGAGGGCGCCCGGCCGAGCTGTTCCGGTTCACCGGCGCGGGCGTTCAGGACGGCCAGGCCCCCGGTCTCGCCTTGCCTGCGCTCCGCTGA
- a CDS encoding recombinase family protein codes for MKPVGRPIRCAIYTRKSSEEGLDQDYNSLHAQRDACAAYVMSQAGEGWTLLPDVYDDGGFSGGNMDRPGLKRLMADVQAGRIDVVVVYKVDRLTRALTDFSRIVDVLDKAGSSFVSVTQAFNTTTSMGRLTLNVLLSFAQFEREVTGERIRDKIAASKKLGMWMGGGLPLGYDAAGRTLTINEEEAKTVRWVFERYLELGSTHKVVDELAKAGVVTKRTTSKAGVVRGGIPIQRGPLFHMLKNRTYVGEIPHKDTSYPGQHPAIIDRELFDAVQALLSENDRKVRKPGEARKAHKGAPLMGLIHDSAGNRMSPTTARQKNKPAYRYYASTAVQLGEPEKAGAVPRVSAPLVEDLIVDRLRELKIPAASGPAPDWDGVRDLLHRIEVVADGLIIELDEPALERATRDMPTSGRLALDRLERRGDRPVLLIKARMVLRGGSRIAIGPDGQPAVKRTMIDPALSSALIRAESWKRRILGGEVESLTVIAKAEGVTPEYARRMIRPAYLAPDLKASILDGRQPTGLTLEAITKTEMPLDWNDQRRLYAAA; via the coding sequence ATGAAGCCCGTCGGCCGCCCGATCCGCTGCGCCATCTATACTAGGAAGAGCTCCGAGGAGGGCCTGGACCAGGACTACAACTCGCTCCACGCCCAGCGCGACGCTTGCGCCGCCTACGTGATGTCTCAAGCCGGGGAGGGGTGGACGCTCCTTCCCGACGTCTACGACGATGGCGGCTTCAGCGGCGGCAACATGGACCGGCCAGGCCTCAAGCGACTGATGGCCGATGTCCAGGCCGGCAGGATCGACGTGGTCGTCGTCTACAAGGTCGACCGCCTGACCCGCGCCCTGACAGACTTCTCCAGGATCGTCGACGTCCTGGACAAGGCGGGGTCAAGCTTCGTCAGCGTGACCCAGGCCTTTAACACTACCACCTCCATGGGCCGGCTGACGCTCAACGTCCTCCTCTCCTTCGCCCAGTTCGAGCGCGAGGTGACCGGCGAGCGTATCCGCGACAAGATCGCTGCGTCTAAGAAGCTCGGGATGTGGATGGGGGGAGGCCTGCCCCTAGGGTACGACGCGGCGGGACGGACGCTCACCATCAACGAGGAGGAGGCCAAGACGGTGCGCTGGGTGTTCGAGCGCTACCTTGAGCTCGGCTCGACCCACAAGGTGGTCGATGAACTAGCAAAGGCCGGCGTGGTGACCAAGCGGACCACCAGTAAGGCCGGGGTAGTCCGGGGTGGGATTCCGATCCAGCGGGGCCCTCTGTTCCACATGCTCAAGAACCGCACCTATGTCGGGGAGATCCCCCACAAGGACACAAGCTACCCCGGACAGCACCCGGCGATTATCGACCGCGAGCTGTTCGACGCGGTCCAGGCGCTGCTCTCGGAGAACGATCGTAAGGTGAGAAAACCTGGCGAAGCGCGCAAGGCGCACAAGGGCGCGCCGCTGATGGGCCTGATCCACGACTCGGCCGGCAATCGGATGTCGCCGACGACCGCACGGCAGAAGAACAAGCCGGCCTACAGGTACTACGCGTCGACCGCTGTCCAGCTCGGCGAGCCCGAGAAGGCTGGGGCAGTCCCGCGCGTCTCGGCACCCCTGGTCGAGGACCTGATCGTCGATCGGTTGCGAGAGCTCAAGATTCCTGCGGCCAGCGGGCCGGCCCCGGACTGGGATGGGGTTCGTGACCTGCTTCATCGGATCGAGGTCGTCGCCGACGGCCTAATCATCGAGCTCGACGAACCGGCGCTAGAGCGCGCGACGCGAGACATGCCGACCTCCGGTCGCCTCGCCCTGGATCGCCTTGAGCGACGCGGCGACCGTCCCGTGCTCCTCATCAAGGCGCGGATGGTTCTCAGGGGCGGGTCCAGGATCGCGATTGGACCCGATGGCCAGCCGGCCGTGAAACGCACGATGATCGACCCGGCCCTAAGCTCGGCCCTGATCCGGGCCGAGTCGTGGAAGCGACGCATCCTCGGCGGCGAGGTCGAGAGCCTGACGGTGATCGCCAAGGCCGAGGGCGTCACCCCCGAATACGCTCGCCGCATGATCCGGCCGGCCTACCTGGCACCCGATCTGAAGGCGTCGATCCTCGACGGACGCCAGCCAACTGGCCTGACGCTAGAGGCGATCACCAAGACCGAGATGCCCCTAGACTGGAACGACCAGCGCCGGCTTTACGCCGCCGCCTGA
- a CDS encoding DUF2924 domain-containing protein, with protein sequence MDDLRQTLACLNDMGIDDLRGVWRERIGEPPPVRSTEVLRRSLAEALQMAASGANAKLDPRLARASAQHRAGRKTRIKGATFRTGSTLVRDWKGTRHEVQVTAEGYMWNGQRYDSLSKVARLITGVRWNGPRFFGLREGAA encoded by the coding sequence ATGGATGACCTTCGTCAGACCCTCGCCTGCCTGAACGACATGGGCATCGACGATCTTCGCGGCGTGTGGCGGGAGCGGATCGGAGAGCCGCCCCCGGTCCGCTCGACCGAGGTCCTGCGCCGCTCGCTCGCCGAGGCCCTGCAGATGGCGGCGAGCGGGGCGAACGCAAAGCTCGATCCGCGCCTAGCCCGGGCCTCTGCCCAGCACAGGGCGGGGCGCAAGACCCGGATCAAGGGCGCGACCTTCCGGACCGGCTCCACACTAGTGCGGGACTGGAAGGGCACGCGGCACGAGGTGCAGGTCACGGCGGAGGGCTACATGTGGAACGGCCAGAGGTATGACAGCCTGTCGAAGGTCGCCCGGTTGATCACCGGCGTGCGCTGGAACGGTCCACGCTTCTTCGGCCTGCGAGAAGGAGCCGCTTGA
- a CDS encoding DUF3489 domain-containing protein has protein sequence MTKTAKTLKPAPKARAATKIETLIAALQKPDGADMAAMIAATGWQAHSIRGAIAGAVRKRGHDVGSAKVGETRVWRITVPAEAAG, from the coding sequence TGACCAAGACAGCGAAGACTCTGAAGCCCGCGCCAAAGGCGCGCGCCGCCACCAAGATCGAGACCCTGATCGCGGCGCTTCAGAAACCCGACGGCGCCGATATGGCCGCCATGATCGCAGCCACAGGCTGGCAGGCCCACTCGATCCGAGGCGCCATCGCCGGCGCGGTGCGCAAGCGCGGCCACGACGTCGGCAGCGCGAAGGTGGGCGAAACCCGCGTCTGGCGCATCACGGTGCCCGCCGAGGCGGCCGGCTGA